ATAAAAGTGTGATGGCCGTCTTTGGTGGGGAAGAAGTATTTTTAGCAGGATATATCCATGAAAATATCCAGAATAAAAATGTTATTGGCTTCTGGAAAACCTTAAATGATTTCCCTCATTTAGAAATCTATGTTAGAGATACTAGATATGCAACTGAAAGATATAGATACTTCCTGGATGCAGAAAATAGGCAGGAAGACCATAGGGACAATGCTATAGTAAAAAGTGATCAAGGTGCTGATTCTGAATTCATTGCCGCTATTTATAGAATAGAAGAACCTGAGGATGATCTAGATTATACTAAAATATTATTTGTATATGCAGATGTTTTAACTTTTCGCGCAGTAGTTTTAGATTCTCAAATTACTGAAAATGAAAATCTATTTGCTGAAGCTTATGAAAAGAAAGACTCTACAGATGAATTTATCACTTTTGTTAGACAAGTAATTCATGAAAACAGAAATAAGGATATAATTCTAGGTTCAACAGAATGGCCATATTATGACATTAATAACTAAAACCCCAACCCCCTTCCCCTCACAGGCAGGGGGTATTTTTTTGGCTAAAATTAAACAGAAACATCTAGATCATTGATTTCAGCCTCCATCATATCAATAATAGTATAGGCCAATTCAGGGTCAAACTAATCGCCAGCCTTATCTCTTCTCCCTTTATCCCCTGAGGATAACCAGTTCCATCCCAGCGCTCATGATAACAGAGTATTGAATCAGCTACTCCTGCATATTTTTCAGTCGATAAAGCAATCCGGTAACCTCTCTCAGGATGTTTCATGGACTTCATTCAGACCATTATAACAAATAAAAAAAACAGGGCTAAATTTAATCAAGCCCTGACCGGAATCAAAATACATAAACCAAAACTATTCAGCTGTCAAAATATATATCGAACCGGTTATATACCTATAATTATAGCCAAAACCGACTTTCTCCAGCATAGCCCCTAGCAGTTCAGGCTTATAGAAATTAGCTGGCTCACCGGCTAAACCTTCAGCAGTTGCAATAAACTTTGTAAAAAATGTCGATGGATCAAATTCCATAATATGAAGCTGGCCACCAGGCTTTAGCACCCGCTTAATTTCAACAAAGGTCTCCTCAATATTATTAAAATGATGGAGAGCATCGGCAATAGTCACATGATCAAAACTATTATCAGCAAGGGGCAGCGCATCGCCAGTAGCCTCAACCAGCTCAGCCTCTAATCCCGGCTCACTGCTATCCCTGGCATCATTATCTAATTTTACGAGCCTGTCTCTGGCCCTGGAAAGCATGGCCTCTGAAGGATCAGCGATAATCACCTCAAGCCCCATATCCCCTGGCAGCTCCTCTAAAATCTGGCCAGTTCCACCGCCAAGATCCAGCAAACTCTGCCCTGGCTGCAAATTAATATGCTCAACCAACTCTGCCAGCGTCTTATTGTGACCGGTTATCTTCATCGCTGTATCATAAACCGGCGCCACTATCTTAAAGAAATCCATCCCAATCATCAACCTCCTTTTAACCAACTAACTCGTAATAATATATTTCTATCAACTGTTTTAATTATATACCCTCCCAGGGCTGCCATTCAGTTAAATACAAACTACCATTTTGTCTTCTATCATATTTATTTCTGCAGATTAATGATATAATAGTATTAGATGTAATGAAATTAAGATATTACTAAATCTTAAATAGTCATATAAAACGAGGAGGAGTTACAATGAAAAAAAGAATTATCTTTATAGCAGGTGCAGGGCTTTTGGCACTGGTCATGATCTTTGCAGGAGCCATTGAAGCTCAGGCAACCAGAGTCGCAGTTCTTGGCTTTGAAGCTGCAGATTCTGACTGGTTTGAAAGCAGCAGCCACGAGGAAGAAATGCTGGAGAATATTACAGATGAATTCAACGATAAACTCTCTGATATTGCAGATTACACTGTGCTTAGTAGAAGCAGAATTCAGGATTTATATGATGAATTAAATGCAAGACCTGGCCGCAGACCAACCCATTCTATAATCAATCAAATGCGTGGCAGAACAAATGCCGATTATTTTGCCTATGGCAGCATTGATCGAATCAATGTTGAGGAAAAAGATGATTTCAATATTGGCCCGGTCCGGTTTAGCGAAGTTGAATTAACAGTTGAGCTTAGCGTAGAAATGATCGATGCCAGGAATCCCCGTTCAAGTGACACCTATACCGGTACTGGTCGCATAACCCACACTGGTATTAATATTGTTGATTCCCGTGGAGATAGAATCCGCCTTCAGGCCTTTGACGATGATGCCCTGGATAGAACAATTAGCCGGGCCATTGATAGCCTGATAGCTAATATTACCGGCGAAGATACAGATCAAGATGAAGAAATCGTTGAACGGACTGTTGAGGCCGAAGTCGTCTCAATCGTCGGCGACAGACTTGTAATCAACAAAGGCTCCCGGGACGGCCTGGAAGTTGGCCAGACAGGAGATATTATTAGATATACCACCACTTCTGCAGGTTCTCGAAGAATTCAGGTCGTTGGAACTTCAGAAATAACTGACCTTGATAGAAACAGTGGTTTTGCTGATGTTATTTCTAGAAATATCACTCCTGAAGTTGGCGATATTATTGAATTTGAAGTTGAAGAAAGAACTGAAAGGGATAGGACAGTTGATCCTATTGAGGTTGTTGAAACAAGAGATTTAAGAATAGAAATTCACGAAGCCGTTAAAGCAGACGATCGTGTAACTATCTATGGTGAAGCATCTACAAGAAGAGGTGATGCTGAATTGACATTAGTTCTTGGAAATAGAGATTTTTATGATCACAATGAAAATAGAAGAGATATGACTGGAAAAAGAGTTTCAATAGGTGGCTGGACTCATTCTTCAAGAACAACAGCTAGAGTCACCGATACTATTCGAGAAAATGAACCGAAAACTATAACCTGGAGTTTTACAAATGTACCTGAAAATGCAGACAGAATAAGCCGTGTAATTTTATGGTTTAGAACTGAACGTGACGGAGATATTTCTATTGACTTAAGAGATTTAAGGCTTTAAGGGTTGGTATTTATGAATAAAAACAATAAAAAACTAACTTTAATGATCCTTTTGTTAAGTTTCATATTCATTATTTCTGCTTGTAGTCCAGATAGAACCAGTTTTCAATATGATCTAAGTTTACAGGTTGCAGGAGAAGGTGAAATCAGAGATTCTGCTGGAAGAACACTTATAAGCTCAGAGAATTCAACTATTTTGGATAGGAGAGTTTTAAGAGTTGATCGAAATTCAACTGTAAGATTAAATGCTTTTCCAGATGAAGATAATAATTATGACTTTTTATTCTGGGCTGGTAATATTGGTGAATTTGATAGAGCTAATAATAGAGTTTATATGAGTTCAGATAAAGATTTGATTGCTGTTTTTGGTGATGAAAATGTATTTATGTCTGGTTATATTACACAATCAAATCGAACAACAGATGTTACAGGATTCTGGAAAGCTTTTGCTGAACCTGATAGTCTAGCAAACCCTAACCTTGAAATTTACTTGAATCAAAGAAATAACTCTCAAGACTCTTATCGTTATATTAATGATCAAGATTCAGAAGAAAGTTTAATGAGAGCTATACCAGATGGTAGAGGTTCTCAATTTATTGCAGCAGCTGAAAAATTAGAGAAATCTGATATGATCTTCGGTGATGAAGCAACAAGAATAATATTTGTTTATGCTTATATAGGTGGTTTTGAAGCTTTTGTTGTTTCTGAGGAGCATCCAGATTGGATTGATATTAATGATGAATTTCTAGAAATTATTCAATTAACTGGTGAAGAAAATGAAGAAGAATTTATTAGTAGGGTAGACAATATTATTGATGAATATTATGATGATGATATAATTAAAGGCCAAACATTCATACTCCCCGCCGACTAACAAACACTCAAACCCCCTGCCAGCACAACCAGCAGGGGGTTTTTCATCCCAAAATCACATAGAAACACCTAATTCACTGATCTTATCCTCCATCATATCAATAAAAGTATAGGCCAGTTCAGGGTCAAACTGCTCGCCTGCCTCATCTCTTATCTCCTGTAAAGCCTTTTCAGGCGAAATCCTATCTTTATAGACCTGCTTATTGGTCATAATATCATAGGCATCAACAATAGCCAGAATTCTCGCCAGCAAGGGAATCTCCTTTGCCTTAATCCCCTGAGGATATCCAGTTCCATCCCAGCGCTCATGATGACTAAGGATCGAATCAGCAACTCCAGCATATTTTTCAGTTGATAGAGCTATCCTGTAACCTCTCTCTGGATGCTTTCTGATCTCCTCCCAGTCTTCCTCATTTAGAGGTCTCCTGTCAAATAATATATCATCAGATAGAGTTGCCTTGCCAATATCATGAACTATCGCCAGCAACGAAAGTTTATTTAAATCAGAATCACCGAGCCCAATTTTCTCGCCTAATTCCTGGGATAGCCTGGCCAGCCTGAATGAATGTTCCTTTTTCTCATGGCCTTTAGATCTCAAATCTTCCAGCAGATGCTCAAGCACGTCATTTTTAATCGAGCTACTTTCATTCATCTTCTTCACATACATCTCTTCTTCGGCCTGCCTCAATATCGCCTCTTTCCGCTGTTTTGGCCTGGTCTTTGTGGCAGAGCCAATAGCCAGCGAAATAGGTAGCCTCGCATCCTGGTTAACCCCCTCTGATTCCTTTTTAATCCGCTGACAGATCTCCTGGGCCTTAACCTCTCCAGTCTGGGGCAATAGCAGAATAAACTCATCACCAGCCCACCTGGCTGCAATATCCTCCTGGCGACAGCTATTCTTTAAAATCCTGGCCGCAGCATTCAATATCTCATCGCCTTTTTGATGGCCAAAGGAGTCATTAATTATCTTTAAACCATTAAGATCAGCCATTATTATACTCAGCGGCAACTGTCTTTCAGTATCCAGACGCTTAAATTCTTCCTCAAAGAACCTCCGATTATAAAGCCCTGTCATACTATCGTGATATAATAAGTAATCCATCTCCTCTTCCTGCTCTTTAAGTTCAGTAATATCCTGCAAAAAAGCGAACTCATAACATTTCCCCTTATATTCAAGATAAGCTGAATTAACCCTGACAGGCAATATCTCTCCAGAGCTTTTCTGAAGCGCTCCCTGAAAACTTATCATCTTCTCTTTTCTTAATCTCTGCCAGAATTTAAGTCGATCATCTCTGGTGTAATCTGGTATTATCTCCCAGACATCCATTCCTATCAGTTCAGACCTATCATATTCAAGGCAATTGGCTGCCTCCTTATTCACAAACTCAATCTTTCCTGACTTATCAACTCTAAAAATTAATGCCGGTACGTTTTCAACAGAAAACTCAAGCAGTTCCAGCTTTCTATCAACTTTTTCCTCCTGAGTATAATCCCAGATCATCCCCAGGACATGATCTTCTTTCCAGGGAAATTCTACAAGTCTCTGCTTCTCCTGCACCCAGCGGACTTTACCCTTTCCAGTTTTAATCTTATAATCAGCCAGTCGAACTTCTTTCTGCTGATATAATTCCGGGATCCGATTCCTCTGTTTCTTTAATCCCTCAATATCTGCTTTTTCAGCACCATTAAAGGGGTCAAATGTTCCCTGTTCAAATTCAAAAATATTATCAATATTTGGGCTTACATATTCTTTTTCTGGCCAGCCATCAACTATCTTATAACTATAAATCCCTAAAGGAGTCTCAGTAAAAAGCTCTCCTATTTCATCCTGACAGAGCTCAAAACCCTCAATTCTTGAACCTCTAGCCATTAAAACATTTCCTAGCCCTAACGCTGAAACCCCATATAAAATAATAACTGGTAGAATAGCAAAGACAGAAACGCCAGTCAGTAAGCTATTAATTACTAAGATTAATCCAGCTACCCCTGAGCCAATCAGTCCACCTCTAACTTTAAATTCAGATGTTGACATAATAATCAGAGGAAAACCAAAGACTGCCTGTAATAAAGGTTCAATAAAAAGTGTCAGTATTATAAATATTACTGAAAATATACATAAAACCAGACAGGTCTGGTTATTCTGAAGCTGATTCTTTTCAATCTCTCTATCATTATTGCCACTCTGCACAGACTCCACCCCTTATAATTATAACCTATAATAATTTAAGTTAATAATAATTTAAAACAGTAATTCGTCATAAAACAACAATTTATGTAGTACTTTAGTACTATTAACTTAATCTAATTATAACAGAGAAATATTATAATGACAAGAGAAATCTTCCTGAATAAGGATAAAATTTCTTAATAAAATAAATTCCTGATTAATCGGCAGTTAAAAACAAATAAATCAGGCATAAAAAAAAGCACCAGGCATAGTACCTGGCACCTGTGTAAAACTACTATAAACTTTGTAACATCTATAAAAACAGCCAATTCAGATAGGTACCAGGTACCTATCTTATATAAACGATCTCCGGTGAATCGGAGTCGGCCCAGCTTCTTCAAGAGCGGCCATATGTTCAGCGGTTCCATAACCTTTATTACTCAAGAAATTATATTCAGGATATTCCTGATGATACTTATCCATCAGATTGTCTCTGGTAACTTTAGCCAGCACAGAGGCAGCGGCAATTGCATTAACTTTAGCATCGCCATCTATTACTGCCTGCTGGGGCAGATCAACACTATCAAGCTTTAGGCCACCATCCAGCAGCAGATAATCAGGCTCTCTATCTAATTTGCTGATAGCTGACCTGGCAGCCAATCTGACAGCCTGACCGATATTGACCTCATCTATCGTTTCATTATCGATTAAAGCTACAGCCGAACTTACCGCCTTCTCCCTGATCTCAGAGGTCAGGCTCTCTCTCTTAGCAGCTGAAAGCTTCTTGGAATCATCAAGGCCGGCAATATAGGTCTCTGCAGGTAAGATCACAGCCCCAACTGCCACAGGCCCGGCCATCGGTCCCCTGCCAGCCTCATCAATACCGCAGATATACTGATAACCCTGGTCTCTTAACCTGGCAACCATTTCTTCCCGCTTATCCCAGGCCTTTAGATCAATACTGGCTGCCAGCTGCTTTTTCTCCAGGGATTCAGCCAGTCTGCTGGCTCCCTTCCGGCTATCAGCCTTTAAGGCCTCAATCAACTGGTCAACCTCATCAGCTAAAATTGGCAGATCAGCAGGCCTATCAGCCTGATGACTGCTCTCAATTTCAACAAGCCTGGAACTAACATATTCCTTTAGCTCTTTTATCGTATAATCAGAAGCTATAAACTCTCTCTTTTCTATATCTCCCATCTCTATGCCTCCTCAGGCATTGCATCAGGTTTTTCTGGTGGCGGCTCTTCCAGACTAACCGGTCCCAGGGTTCCATCCTGAAATTCCTGGAGCAGAATTCTGGCAGCCCGCTCCCTATCAACCTTGCCGCCAGACATCAGACAGCCCCGGTTTCGGCCCAGGTCAGCCAGTAGATCATAGCTATGGCCGGCCAGCTGAACCAGATTATAGCGTTCCTTTAAAACTTCAGGGTTTAAATCTACTAAATACTCGATTAACTTACAGCCTAAAAGCTCATAATCTATGATCTCAGGCCGAATCATCCCGCAGATAGCAAGCTTATAGCCATGTTCTTTATCTTTGATATCAGGCCAGAGCAGCCCTGGAGTATCAAGCAGTTCAGCCTCTTTACTGACTTTGACCCACTGCTGACCTCTGGTAACTCCTGGCTTCCTGCCAGTTTTAGCCCTGCTGCCCCCGGCCAGTTTATTGATTAAAGTCGATTTCCCGACATTGGGCAGACCAACAACCATAGCCCGTAATTTCCGGCTATTTAAGCCCTTTTCTTTCCTGGCAGCCTTTACCTCCTGATAATATTCCTTGAGCTTATTCTTTAAGTTTTTAAGCCCCTGACCGGTCTCAGGCGAGACAACCAGAATATTATCACCAAAATAATCCAGCCAGCGATCAGTTACAGACTGCCGGGCTAAATCTGCCTTGGTTAGCAGGGTTATAACTGGCTGGTCTGCCAGCAGGTCCTGGAGCTGTGGATTGGCACTGCTTTCTGGCAACCTGGCATCCCTCAGCTCTATGACAACATCAACTAGATTTAATTTTTCCTTGATCTGGCGGGTAGCTTTGGCCATATGGCCAGGATACCAGTTTACTTTATCTGACATGATATCAATCTCCTTTTAAATAATTTAAAGATAATAATATGTAAAAAAGGGCGAGAGCCAGCTGGCCCTGCACCCTGATAATTCGCTTATTCAAATATGTTGTCGGTCTGGCAAAACTATTACCGACTCTGTCTTACTCAGGCTTTGGCCCTCTGGCTTTCTCTTTAACCTTAGCCTTTTTACCCATTCTTTCTCTTAGATAATAAAGCTTGGCTCTGCGGACATCACCGCGGCGGACAACTTTAATATCAGCAAGAGTTGGTGAATGCACAGGGAAAGTTCTTTCAACACCAACGCCATGGGAAACCTTTCTGATTGTGAAGGTTTCTCTGGCACCACTGCCCTGACGGCGAATGACAACCCCTTCGAAAGGCTGAGTTCTTGTCTTTTCGCCCTCTTTAACTCTTACCTGTAATTTAAGAGTATCACCTGCAATAAATTCAGGTATATCTTTTTTACGATTTTCTCTATCTATTTTATGAAAGATATTCATCTTATTTCCTCCTTTCGTTCTGAGATTCTGACTTTCTGACTCCCTGACTTGACTGAATTATTCCCACCAGGGGCTGGCCAGAAGTCTATCTAATATTATCGAAGCTGCACTCCTGACTGAGAGGTGATTGTAATCGCCTCTCCCATTCACTGGAGCTAACAGCAGATCACATTGATCTAAAACACTATGGCTTAAGCCCCAGCCAGTACCAAAAATGATTAGATACGGCCGGTCACTATCTATAAGCTGACTCCGAAGTTCTTTAAAACTTACTGGATCAATATCCTTATAACTTTTAGCAGAGGTTGTAACCAGAACTGGCTCTTTGCCAGTCTCCTCTTTTATCTGGCTGGCTGCATCTTCAAGGGTATCGACAACTTCCAGAACTGAAAAGGCTTCATGTCTGGTTGAGTTGTAATCAGCGCCTTTACCGCCAGTCCAGTATTTCTGCATCCGGTGAACTAAAGCCTGCTGTGACTTTAGCTGATTGACCACAAAATACCGCCTTGCATTATAGGTTCTGGCTGCCCTTGAAATATCATGGAGATCCAGATTTGTTATAGTTGTTGTAATTTCATCACCTAGTTTATTATAAACCGGGTGATGGACCAGCGCCAGATAAAGATCTACATCTGGAGTCTGATTGATTGGATTAGCTTCTGGCATTTTTAATATCATCCTCGATTTCAGCTTTGACTTCTTTTAATAATTCTTCTTCTAATTCTGTTAAATCCCTTGCAGCCAGTAAATCCGGTCTCCTGAGTAGAGTCCGCTTAATCGACTGCTTTTTCCGCCAGCGATCTATCCTGGCATGATGGCCACTTAACAGAACCTCTGGAACTTCCTGACCTTTATACTCTCTAGGCCTGGTATAATGGGGATAATCAAGTAATCCGTGATAGAAAGAATCGTCTTCAGCAGACTCACTGGTACCGACAACACCAGGTAACATCCTTGAGACTGCATCGATTAGGACCATGGCCGGTAATTCGCCACCGGTCAAAACATAATCGCCAATCGAGATCTCTTCATCGACTATCTCCTGGCGAATTCTTTCATCTACCCCTTCATAATGGCCACAGAGCAGGATTAAGCCTGGCTCTTTAGCCAGTTCTTTAACCTTTGGCTGGTCAAGCTGCTGGCCCTGAGGTGAAAAGAAGATCGTCTTCGACTCCTCATGACGGCTTTCAGTTACAGAGCTATATGCCCTGTCAATTGGCCCGGGCTGCATCACCATGCCGGCGCCACCGCCATAGGGTGTATCATCTACCCTATTATGTTTATCCTGACTGAAATCCCTGATATCAACAGCATTGATCTCTAAGAGACCATTCTCAATGGCCCGGCCAGTTATGCTATGGCCTAATGGCCCAGGGAAAATTTCAGGAAATAATGTTAAAATGTCGAAGTACATTTCTCTCAGCTCCTGGCTTTAAAGTTCCAGCAATCCAGGGATCGGTTTAATTGTAACTATGCCCTCTTCCTGGTCTATTGAGACAATAATCTCTCTGGCCACAGGAATCAGGTAATCCCTTTTATCTCCTTTAACCTGGAGAATATCTGTACCAGTATCTGTGCTGACAGCTGTAATTTCTCCCAGCTGGGCTCCAGTATCTGTCTGAACTTTAAGTCCTTCTAATTCAAAGACATAAAAGCTATCTTCAGGTAATTGAGGCAGTTCAGTAATTGGAATGCTAATCAGATGGTCTTTAATGGCATCTGCTGCTCCAATATCATCTATAGTCTCAAGTTTAAGGACGATAAAGCCCTTATGCTCTCTGACTTTTTCGACTGCAAGCTCCTCATTACCTGTAGCTCTCTCCAGGATCAATCTATCATAATCATAAAAACGTTCAGGATAATCGGTAAGTGGAACAACCCTGACTTCGCCTTTATTGCCCTGATAACGGACTATCCGTCCAACTGCTATCAGGTTATTCTCGTCATTAATGTCCAGTTTATCTGTCACGATAGCTCACCGCCTGAATTAAATTGCCTGCTCGGCGTTTATGATTTAATATCAACAATCGCTTTTTTACCGGCTTTAGTTGCTGCTGCCTTGACAACAGTTCTAATAGCTCTGGCTATTCGGCCCTGTTTGCCGATAACCTGACCCATATCTTCTTCAGCAACTGTAAGCTTTATCCTGATACTTTTCTGGCCAACTTCTTCAGTAACCTCGACCTGGTCAGGATGATCAACGATTGAGCGAGCTATTGTTTCAACTATCTCTTTCACAGGTAGCCCTCCTTTTTAAGTGCTTACTGTTTACTTTCTATATAATCGGCCCAGATACCGCTATCTTTAAATAGACTGCGGACTGTATTGGAAGGACGGGCACCATTTTTTAACCATTCCAGAGCTTTCTCTTCGTCAATTCTGACTTCAGCTTCCTCTGGAGTTGGATTATAGATACCAATTTCTTCAATAAAACGACCTGTTGGGGCCATGCTTGATTCAGAAACTACCAGTCTAAAATGGGCGTTTCTCTTTTTACCTACTCTTTTTAATCTGATTTTTAAGGCCATACTTGCACCTCCTCTCAAGTGATACTTACAATTTATTTATTAACTGCCAGTCTTATTACATAAATGGCAGATTAAAACCTGATTTCTTCTTGCCACCTTTACCGCTTAGCTGTTTCATCATCTTTTTAGTCTGTTTAAACTGTTTTAGCAGACGGTTAACTTCCTGAATCGATGTACCGCTGCCATTGGCAATTCTCCGCCTCCGGCTACCGTTAATAACCTTGGGATTCCGTCTTTCTTCCGGGGTCATAGAACTGATTATAGCTTCAATTCTATCCAGCTCACTATCATCCAATTGCATGTTTTTAAGCTGTTTGGCCTTGCCGGCCCCTGGAATCATACCCATCAGATCACTGATAGGCCCCATATTCCTGACCTGATCTAGCTGATCAAGGAAATCTTCAAAGGTAAAGGAATCCTCCCGGAGTTTACGCTCTAAATCTTTAGCCTTCTCTTTATCAATGGATTTTTCTGCTTTCTCGATCAGGCTTAAAACATCGCCCATCCCGAGAATTCTGGAAGCCATCCTATCTGGATGGAACGGCTCCATCTGATCAAGTTTCTCGCCCATACCGGCAAATTTTATCGGTTTGCCAGTAACCTCTCTAATTGAAAGGGCGGCACCGCCACGGGCATCACCATCGAGCTTTGTCATGATCATACCTGATATATCAAGCTTTTCTGAGAAGTTATCGGCGACATTGACTGCATCCTGACCGGTCATTGCATCCACAACCAGCAGGGTCTCTGTCGGATTTATAGCCTCCTGAATATCCTGAAGTTCCTGCATTAATTCTTCATCTATATGGAGACGACCTGCAGTATCAATAATTACTGGATCAAGCTTTTCTTTTTCTGCTCTAGCAAGTCCAGCCTTAACGATATCTACTGGGTCATTCTGGTCTCCCATCTGGAAAACCTCGACATCCAGCCTCTCTCCAAGAACCTGGAGCTGTTTGATAGCCGCTGGCCTGTAAACATCGGCTGCAACTAAGAGCGGCTCCTTGCCCTTTTCTTTAAATTGACGAGCAAGTTTACCTGTAGAAGTCGTCTTACCTGAACCCTGGAGTCCAACCAGCATGTAAATTGACGGCGGACTGTCAGCTGATGTTAGTTCACTTCTTTCTCCACCCATCAGATCTGTCAGCTCTTCATTTACAATCTTGATAACCTGCTGGCCTGGTGTCAGGCTATCCATAACTTCCTGACCGATAGCTCTTTCCTCTACTTTGTTAACAAATTTCTTGACAACTTTGTAATTAACATCGGCTTCGAGCAGGGACATCTTAACCTCTCTTAAGGCAGATTTAACATCTTTTTCATTTAATTTACCTTTGCCCTTAAGTTTGGCGAAGGTATCCTGCAGTTTTTCTGCAAGGCTCTCGAATACCATCTTTTATACCTCCTGTGCTGCTTTGCTTAATTATAGACAGCTTTTAATAAGTTCAATACTCTCTTTTAATTCCTGACGATCTTGATCAGTCAGGGGAGTTGTATCTTTAAGTCTATCTAAAATCTTACCGGTCTCTTCCTGGACTTCCTGATATCTACTGACCAGTTCTAACTTTTCTTCGTAATCTATTAACTGACCTTTAGCCCTTGATAAATGATCATAAACTCCCTGACGACTGATCTCAAGATTGTTTGCAATCTCAGCAAGAGATAAATCCTGATAATAATATGCTCTCATAATCTCCTGCTGCCTATCAGTCAAGAGAGGACCATAAAAATCAAAAAGCCTGCCAAAGGTTAATGTCTTCTTAATCTGAGTATTATTTTTAGTTGCTGGCAAGTTGTATTCACCTGCTTTCAACCCCGTTAAGTATTTTACCTTTACAGATGGTAGTATAACGGATTTTTAGCAGTTTGTCAAGTACTTATTTCAAAAGAATTTTACAATCTTTATTTATTACCAGAAACAGTCCTAAAACTATGCTATCTATCGCCGAATATTTATAAGATTCCAGCAAAAAACCAGACCTGTATTTCAAGGTCTGGCAGGTCTTTTCTATTCATCAGTAAAGAGTGCTTCAACAAAATCTTCTGGTTTGAAATCCTGTAAATCATCAGCTGCCTCGCCGACACCAATTAATCTAACTGGCAGTCCAAGCTCATTTCTGACAGCAATTACAATGCCACCCCGGGCTGTTCCATCGAGTTTTGTCAGGGCTACTCCATCAACATCGACTGATTTATTAAAGAGATCGGCCTGATTTAAGGCATTCTGGCCGGTTGTTGCATCCAGGACCAGTAATGTTTCAACTCTTTCTTCGCCGGCTTCTCTGCCGACAACTCTCCGGACTTTCTGGAGCTCATCCATTAAATTTTTCTGGGTATGG
The genomic region above belongs to Halonatronomonas betaini and contains:
- a CDS encoding HD domain-containing phosphohydrolase codes for the protein MKSMKHPERGYRIALSTEKYAGVADSILCYHERWDGTGYPQGIKGEEIRLAISLTLNWPILLLI
- a CDS encoding class I SAM-dependent methyltransferase — protein: MDFFKIVAPVYDTAMKITGHNKTLAELVEHINLQPGQSLLDLGGGTGQILEELPGDMGLEVIIADPSEAMLSRARDRLVKLDNDARDSSEPGLEAELVEATGDALPLADNSFDHVTIADALHHFNNIEETFVEIKRVLKPGGQLHIMEFDPSTFFTKFIATAEGLAGEPANFYKPELLGAMLEKVGFGYNYRYITGSIYILTAE
- a CDS encoding CsgG/HfaB family protein, with the protein product MKKRIIFIAGAGLLALVMIFAGAIEAQATRVAVLGFEAADSDWFESSSHEEEMLENITDEFNDKLSDIADYTVLSRSRIQDLYDELNARPGRRPTHSIINQMRGRTNADYFAYGSIDRINVEEKDDFNIGPVRFSEVELTVELSVEMIDARNPRSSDTYTGTGRITHTGINIVDSRGDRIRLQAFDDDALDRTISRAIDSLIANITGEDTDQDEEIVERTVEAEVVSIVGDRLVINKGSRDGLEVGQTGDIIRYTTTSAGSRRIQVVGTSEITDLDRNSGFADVISRNITPEVGDIIEFEVEERTERDRTVDPIEVVETRDLRIEIHEAVKADDRVTIYGEASTRRGDAELTLVLGNRDFYDHNENRRDMTGKRVSIGGWTHSSRTTARVTDTIRENEPKTITWSFTNVPENADRISRVILWFRTERDGDISIDLRDLRL
- a CDS encoding diguanylate cyclase domain-containing protein: MQSGNNDREIEKNQLQNNQTCLVLCIFSVIFIILTLFIEPLLQAVFGFPLIIMSTSEFKVRGGLIGSGVAGLILVINSLLTGVSVFAILPVIILYGVSALGLGNVLMARGSRIEGFELCQDEIGELFTETPLGIYSYKIVDGWPEKEYVSPNIDNIFEFEQGTFDPFNGAEKADIEGLKKQRNRIPELYQQKEVRLADYKIKTGKGKVRWVQEKQRLVEFPWKEDHVLGMIWDYTQEEKVDRKLELLEFSVENVPALIFRVDKSGKIEFVNKEAANCLEYDRSELIGMDVWEIIPDYTRDDRLKFWQRLRKEKMISFQGALQKSSGEILPVRVNSAYLEYKGKCYEFAFLQDITELKEQEEEMDYLLYHDSMTGLYNRRFFEEEFKRLDTERQLPLSIIMADLNGLKIINDSFGHQKGDEILNAAARILKNSCRQEDIAARWAGDEFILLLPQTGEVKAQEICQRIKKESEGVNQDARLPISLAIGSATKTRPKQRKEAILRQAEEEMYVKKMNESSSIKNDVLEHLLEDLRSKGHEKKEHSFRLARLSQELGEKIGLGDSDLNKLSLLAIVHDIGKATLSDDILFDRRPLNEEDWEEIRKHPERGYRIALSTEKYAGVADSILSHHERWDGTGYPQGIKAKEIPLLARILAIVDAYDIMTNKQVYKDRISPEKALQEIRDEAGEQFDPELAYTFIDMMEDKISELGVSM
- a CDS encoding ribonuclease HII, yielding MGDIEKREFIASDYTIKELKEYVSSRLVEIESSHQADRPADLPILADEVDQLIEALKADSRKGASRLAESLEKKQLAASIDLKAWDKREEMVARLRDQGYQYICGIDEAGRGPMAGPVAVGAVILPAETYIAGLDDSKKLSAAKRESLTSEIREKAVSSAVALIDNETIDEVNIGQAVRLAARSAISKLDREPDYLLLDGGLKLDSVDLPQQAVIDGDAKVNAIAAASVLAKVTRDNLMDKYHQEYPEYNFLSNKGYGTAEHMAALEEAGPTPIHRRSFI
- the ylqF gene encoding ribosome biogenesis GTPase YlqF encodes the protein MSDKVNWYPGHMAKATRQIKEKLNLVDVVIELRDARLPESSANPQLQDLLADQPVITLLTKADLARQSVTDRWLDYFGDNILVVSPETGQGLKNLKNKLKEYYQEVKAARKEKGLNSRKLRAMVVGLPNVGKSTLINKLAGGSRAKTGRKPGVTRGQQWVKVSKEAELLDTPGLLWPDIKDKEHGYKLAICGMIRPEIIDYELLGCKLIEYLVDLNPEVLKERYNLVQLAGHSYDLLADLGRNRGCLMSGGKVDRERAARILLQEFQDGTLGPVSLEEPPPEKPDAMPEEA
- the rplS gene encoding 50S ribosomal protein L19, with translation MNIFHKIDRENRKKDIPEFIAGDTLKLQVRVKEGEKTRTQPFEGVVIRRQGSGARETFTIRKVSHGVGVERTFPVHSPTLADIKVVRRGDVRRAKLYYLRERMGKKAKVKEKARGPKPE